In the Topomyia yanbarensis strain Yona2022 chromosome 3, ASM3024719v1, whole genome shotgun sequence genome, one interval contains:
- the LOC131686948 gene encoding uncharacterized protein LOC131686948 encodes MLNFVGAKRELDELVQLFNSEQFQQSVARGAQHDRIDFRFIPPRSPNFGGLWEAAVKSFKGHFKRTIGNRVLQHDEMQTVVAQIEAILNSRPLTSISHDTSDFEALTPGHFLIQRPLTAVPEPSLEDVPENRLTIWQRSQDVVQRI; translated from the coding sequence ATGCTCAACTTTGTAGGCGCCAAACGTGAACTTGATGAGTTGGTTCAACTTTTCAATTCCGAGCAGTTTCAACAATCCGTAGCACGAGGAGCCCAGCACGACAGAATAGATTTTCGGTTCATCCCTCCAAGATCACCAAACTTTGGAGGGCTGTGGGAAGCAGCAGTAAAATCCTTTAAGGGACATTTCAAGCGCACAATCGGTAATCGAGTTCTGCAGCACGACGAGATGCAAACAGTAGTTGCACAGATCGAAGCGATTCTCAACTCTCGACCACTAACTTCAATTAGTCACGACACATCAGATTTCGAGGCTCTGACTCCCGGTCACTTCCTGATCCAGCGACCGTTAACGGCGGTTCCCGAGCCCAGCCTGGAGGATGTTCCAGAAAATAGGCTAACTATTTGGCAGAGGTCGCAAGATGTCGTTCAACGCATATGA